One Candidatus Binataceae bacterium DNA segment encodes these proteins:
- a CDS encoding isocitrate lyase/PEP mutase family protein gives MSTTAKRLRELLGGPAMVVAPFVYDCLQARLAEQTGFDAVYMTGFGTAAARGFPDLGLLTMSEMVQNVRAIAHAVKIPVICDADTGYGNPLNVARTVREYEEAGAAALHIEDQVFPKKCGFLAGKQVIPLDQMVPKVRAACDARRDRDFVIIARTDALAVNGWDDVVQRTHAYRAAGADLIFVDGIRTLEDLKNYATRLGDLPLLYNGALLPVPELARYGFKLTLHISSLIASYVNFRDGLRELKDTGAMKVTLTGRLFEELTDLLGVPEAEALAKKYSDS, from the coding sequence TTGAGCACGACGGCAAAACGCTTGCGTGAACTGCTCGGCGGGCCCGCGATGGTCGTCGCGCCGTTCGTTTACGATTGCCTCCAGGCGCGCCTCGCCGAGCAGACCGGCTTTGACGCGGTTTACATGACCGGTTTCGGCACCGCGGCCGCGCGTGGTTTTCCCGATCTCGGCCTGCTGACGATGAGCGAAATGGTGCAGAACGTCCGCGCAATCGCTCACGCGGTCAAAATCCCGGTGATTTGCGACGCCGACACCGGATACGGCAACCCGCTCAACGTCGCGCGCACCGTGCGGGAGTACGAAGAGGCCGGCGCCGCCGCCCTGCATATCGAAGATCAGGTGTTCCCGAAAAAGTGCGGCTTCCTCGCCGGCAAGCAGGTGATCCCGCTCGACCAGATGGTTCCGAAAGTGCGCGCAGCCTGCGACGCCCGCCGTGATCGCGACTTCGTGATCATCGCGCGCACCGATGCTCTGGCCGTCAATGGCTGGGATGACGTCGTGCAGCGCACTCACGCCTATCGGGCGGCCGGCGCCGATCTGATTTTTGTCGATGGCATCCGCACGCTGGAAGATCTAAAAAATTACGCGACCAGGCTTGGTGATTTGCCGCTGCTCTACAACGGCGCTCTTCTGCCCGTGCCCGAACTCGCGCGCTACGGTTTTAAGCTCACGCTGCATATCAGCAGCTTGATCGCTTCCTACGTGAATTTCCGCGACGGCCTGCGTGAGCTCAAGGATACCGGCGCGATGAAGGTGACGCTTACCGGCCGCCTATTCGAAGAGCTGACTGATCTACTCGGTGTTCCCGAGGCCGAGGCGTTGGCGAAGAAATATTCGGACTCATAA
- a CDS encoding glutamate synthase subunit beta has protein sequence MGKITGFMEINRETNARRPVAERVRDYREYDLKLPDAKLQQQGARCMDCGIPFCHRGCPLGNIIPDWNDLVYRGRWREAIDRLHWTNNFPEFTGRVCPAPCEEACVLNINNDPVTIKQIEKHIVDHAWAEGWIAPAPNPRKTGKKVAVIGSGPSGMACAQQLVRAGHAVTLYERSDRIGGLLRYGIPDFKLEKWQVERRVEQMKAEGVEIVTSCRLGVDLHADELRGKFDAIALTIGSTKPRDLPVPGRALKGVHFAMEFLPQQNKRNAGDVIPPEISLTAKGKKVVILGGGDTGSDCLGTSNRQGAVSVHQFELLPMPPAKRTVAMPWPDWPMILRTSTSHEEGVIRDWSLNTKFLSGENGQVKKLHGVRLNWRSDTGRMVMDEIAGSEFELECDLVLLALGFLGPEPDGIVAELGLKLDQRGNLACENYHSNIPGVFAAGDARRGQSLVVWAIWEGRECARAVDAYLMGESFLPASPEL, from the coding sequence ATGGGAAAGATCACGGGCTTCATGGAGATCAATCGCGAGACCAACGCGCGGCGTCCGGTGGCCGAGCGCGTTAGGGACTATCGCGAGTACGACCTCAAGCTGCCCGATGCCAAGCTGCAGCAGCAGGGCGCGCGCTGCATGGATTGCGGCATTCCCTTCTGCCATCGCGGCTGCCCGCTCGGCAACATCATTCCCGACTGGAACGATCTGGTTTATCGCGGGCGCTGGCGCGAGGCGATCGACCGGCTGCACTGGACCAACAACTTTCCCGAGTTTACCGGCCGCGTCTGTCCGGCGCCGTGCGAAGAAGCCTGCGTACTGAATATCAACAATGATCCGGTCACGATCAAACAGATCGAAAAGCACATAGTCGATCACGCGTGGGCCGAGGGCTGGATCGCGCCGGCGCCGAACCCGCGCAAGACCGGCAAGAAGGTCGCCGTAATCGGCTCGGGACCGTCCGGGATGGCGTGTGCGCAGCAGCTCGTGCGGGCGGGCCACGCGGTGACGCTCTACGAGCGCTCCGATCGTATCGGCGGCCTGTTGCGTTATGGCATCCCGGATTTCAAGCTCGAAAAATGGCAGGTCGAACGGCGCGTCGAGCAGATGAAGGCGGAAGGCGTCGAGATCGTGACGAGCTGCCGCCTCGGGGTAGATCTCCATGCCGATGAGCTACGTGGCAAGTTCGACGCGATCGCGCTCACGATCGGTTCGACCAAGCCGCGCGATTTGCCGGTGCCGGGTCGCGCGCTCAAGGGCGTGCATTTCGCGATGGAATTTCTGCCGCAGCAGAACAAACGCAATGCCGGCGACGTAATCCCGCCGGAAATCTCACTCACCGCGAAGGGCAAGAAAGTCGTAATTCTTGGCGGCGGCGATACCGGCTCCGACTGTCTCGGCACCTCAAATCGGCAAGGCGCGGTGAGCGTCCATCAGTTCGAGTTGCTGCCGATGCCGCCGGCGAAGCGCACCGTCGCGATGCCGTGGCCGGACTGGCCGATGATTCTGCGGACCTCAACCTCGCATGAGGAAGGGGTCATACGCGACTGGAGCCTCAACACCAAGTTTTTATCGGGCGAAAACGGCCAGGTGAAAAAACTTCACGGCGTGCGGCTCAACTGGAGGAGCGATACTGGCCGCATGGTCATGGACGAAATCGCAGGCAGCGAGTTCGAGCTTGAATGTGACCTCGTGCTGCTCGCTCTCGGCTTTCTCGGGCCTGAACCCGATGGGATCGTCGCGGAGCTGGGGCTCAAGCTCGATCAGCGAGGTAACCTCGCCTGCGAGAACTATCATTCGAACATCCCCGGCGTCTTCGCGGCCGGCGATGCGCGCCGCGGTCAATCACTGGTGGTATGGGCCATCTGGGAAGGCCGTGAATGCGCGCGCGCCGTGGACGCCTACCTGATGGGTGAATCGTTTTTGCCGGCCAGTCCGGAACTGTGA
- a CDS encoding 2-hydroxychromene-2-carboxylate isomerase, protein MGKKLEFFYDCSSPWTYLAFTKIEEVAARGRAELIWRPILVGGVFNAVNPSVYESREHPVKPKARYYAKDLQDWAHLYGIKIGQPSVFPVNSVKAMRGAFVALEHGKLSPYSRRVFESYWGEDRDISKDEVLRDIVRATGLDEQEYFSKIAAPEYKEKLKANTDELIARGGFGSPSIFVEGEMFFGNDRLVLIEHALQHSH, encoded by the coding sequence ATGGGCAAAAAGCTGGAGTTTTTCTACGACTGTTCGAGTCCGTGGACTTATCTGGCCTTCACGAAGATCGAGGAGGTCGCGGCACGCGGTCGCGCAGAATTGATCTGGCGGCCGATTCTGGTCGGCGGGGTCTTCAACGCCGTCAATCCGTCCGTATATGAATCGCGCGAGCATCCGGTGAAGCCGAAAGCCCGCTACTACGCGAAAGACCTGCAGGACTGGGCGCATCTCTACGGCATCAAGATCGGGCAGCCGTCGGTTTTCCCGGTAAATTCGGTCAAGGCGATGCGCGGAGCGTTCGTCGCGCTGGAGCATGGCAAACTGTCGCCCTACTCGCGGCGGGTCTTTGAGAGCTACTGGGGCGAGGATCGCGATATCAGCAAGGACGAGGTGCTGCGCGACATCGTGCGCGCCACCGGCCTCGACGAGCAGGAATATTTCAGCAAGATCGCCGCGCCGGAGTACAAAGAGAAACTGAAAGCCAACACCGACGAATTGATCGCGCGCGGCGGGTTCGGCTCGCCTTCGATCTTCGTCGAAGGCGAGATGTTCTTCGGCAACGATCGCCTGGTGTTGATCGAGCACGCGCTGCAGCACTCGCACTGA
- the gltB gene encoding glutamate synthase large subunit, giving the protein MQVFRGLPKAQGLYDPVHEHDACGTGFVVNIKGERSHDIVLKGLQVLDNLTHRGACGCDPLTGDGAGILIQIPHDFLVRETGKLGFALPAPGEYGVGAVFMPLETGRQQACERLFERVVREEGQRFLGWRSVPIDSTQCGEIARQGLPAIAQIFIGRGAGVEDQEALERKLYVIRKRVTNEGAQLGLAEGELFYVCSLSTTTLVYKGQLISHQIPKFYPDLLDPALTTALAMVHQRFSTNTFPSWDRAHPYRFLSHNGEINTLRGNINWMRAREKQFASPLFGDDIKKIQPIIEANGSDSAMFDNCLELLIRTGRTLPQAVMMMIPEAWQNDRLMDPGKRAYYEFHSCMMEPWDGPASITFTDGRRIGAVLDRNGLRPSRYLVTKDGLVVMASETGVLEISPEQVESKGRLQPGKIFFVDTVEGRIVQDEEIKQGLARRHPYRQWLDEQMVDLDALPAPAAYPAINGFEPFDLLKQQQAFGYTLEELKMILAPMAANGQEAVGSMGTDTPLAALSDKSPLLFQYFKQLFAQVTNPPVDSIREEMVMSAETALGGEQNLFEETPLHCRQLRLKHPILTNAQLEKIKRLARPGLRAITLGTLYRVDDGEKGLRAALDNLCARASKAIADGFTILVLSDRGVNAEWAPIPSLLATGAVHHHLIREGTRTKCGLVVESGEPREVMHFCLLVGYGAGAINPYLAYATMAGMIDDGRLREIAEEDAVEHFIKALSKSLVKVASKMGISTIQSYHGAQIFEAIGLSRDVIDRYFTWTASRVGGIGLDVIARESANRHRLAYKADPHLDGELDAGGQYQWRRRGEFHMYNPNTIAKLQHAVRTANYRVFKDYTRLVDDQSRNLATLRSLLKFKNDRSPIPLEEVEPVAAIVKRFKTGAMSFGSIGKEAHENLAIAMNRLGGKSNTGEGGEDPARFERDANGDWRRSAIKQVASGRFGVTSWYLVNADELQIKMAQGAKPGEGGQLPGHKVDDFIAKIRYSTPGVGLISPPPHHDIYSIEDLAQLIHDLKNANDRARISVKLVAEVGVGTVAAGVAKAKADVVLISGYDGGTGASPLTSIKHAGIPWELGLAETQQTLVLNNLRGRIAVETDGQLKTGRDVTIAALLGAEEFGFASAALVSSGCIMMRVCHLNTCPVGIATQDPELRKKFEGQPEHVVNFMLFIAEEMREYMAQLGFRSVAEMVGHVECLDADQAIEHWKARHIDLSAILSKPAVPADWPLHCVEQQDHGIAQALDQRLKELCKDALEARQPVELRLPIRNVNRTVGTILSSEVSRRHGERGLPPHTIKIHFSGSAGQTFGGWLASGVALHLEGDANDYCGKGLSGGFIAVRPPRNATFKAEDNILIGNTALYGATGGEAFFRGIAGERFAVRNSGATAVVEGVGDHGCEYMTRGKVVVLGRTGRNFAAGMSGGMAYVLDADGSFASKCNMGMVELHPLADQTEIQELHTLLTRHYQYTESAVARRLLDNWDQAITKFVAVIPTEYRRVLAGQLNMQSDMAKLAAV; this is encoded by the coding sequence ATGCAGGTTTTTCGCGGACTCCCGAAAGCCCAGGGACTGTACGATCCGGTTCACGAGCACGACGCTTGCGGCACCGGTTTTGTCGTCAACATCAAGGGCGAACGTTCCCACGATATCGTGCTCAAGGGCTTGCAGGTACTCGACAATCTGACTCATCGCGGCGCCTGCGGATGCGATCCGCTGACCGGCGACGGTGCCGGGATACTGATCCAGATCCCGCACGATTTCCTCGTTCGCGAAACCGGCAAGCTGGGCTTTGCGCTGCCGGCGCCGGGCGAATACGGCGTCGGCGCGGTGTTCATGCCGCTCGAAACCGGCCGGCAGCAAGCTTGCGAGCGCCTTTTCGAGCGCGTCGTCCGCGAGGAGGGCCAGCGTTTTCTTGGCTGGCGCTCAGTCCCGATCGACTCCACGCAGTGCGGCGAGATCGCGCGTCAGGGGCTGCCCGCAATCGCGCAAATCTTTATCGGGCGCGGCGCGGGCGTCGAGGATCAGGAGGCGCTCGAACGCAAACTCTACGTCATCCGCAAGCGGGTTACCAATGAAGGCGCGCAACTTGGCCTCGCCGAAGGCGAACTCTTTTACGTCTGCAGCCTCTCCACCACGACGCTCGTTTACAAGGGCCAGCTCATCTCGCATCAGATTCCGAAGTTCTACCCGGACCTGCTCGATCCCGCGCTGACCACCGCGCTTGCGATGGTTCATCAGCGCTTTTCGACCAACACCTTTCCAAGCTGGGATCGCGCGCATCCGTATCGTTTTCTCAGCCATAACGGCGAAATCAATACGCTGCGCGGCAATATCAACTGGATGCGGGCGCGCGAGAAGCAGTTCGCGTCACCGCTGTTCGGCGACGACATCAAAAAGATTCAGCCGATTATCGAAGCCAACGGCAGCGATTCCGCGATGTTCGACAACTGTCTCGAACTGCTCATCCGCACCGGCCGCACCCTGCCGCAAGCCGTGATGATGATGATTCCGGAGGCCTGGCAGAACGATCGCCTGATGGACCCGGGCAAGCGCGCCTACTACGAGTTTCATTCCTGCATGATGGAGCCGTGGGACGGCCCCGCCTCGATCACCTTCACTGACGGCCGGCGCATCGGCGCCGTGCTCGACCGCAACGGTCTGCGCCCCTCGCGTTACCTGGTCACCAAGGACGGCCTCGTTGTGATGGCCTCCGAAACCGGCGTCCTCGAAATCTCCCCGGAGCAGGTCGAATCCAAGGGGCGGCTGCAGCCGGGCAAAATCTTCTTCGTCGATACGGTTGAGGGGCGGATCGTGCAGGACGAGGAGATCAAGCAAGGCCTCGCGCGGCGTCATCCCTACCGCCAGTGGCTCGACGAGCAGATGGTCGATCTCGACGCGCTGCCCGCGCCCGCTGCCTATCCCGCGATCAACGGTTTCGAGCCCTTCGATCTGCTCAAGCAGCAGCAGGCCTTCGGCTACACGCTCGAAGAGCTCAAGATGATCCTGGCGCCGATGGCGGCCAACGGCCAGGAGGCGGTGGGTTCGATGGGCACCGATACGCCGCTGGCGGCGTTGTCGGACAAGTCGCCACTACTGTTCCAGTATTTCAAGCAGCTCTTTGCGCAGGTGACGAATCCGCCGGTGGACTCGATCCGTGAGGAGATGGTCATGTCGGCCGAGACTGCGCTCGGCGGGGAGCAAAACCTCTTCGAGGAAACTCCGCTGCATTGCCGGCAACTGCGGCTCAAGCATCCGATTCTCACGAACGCCCAGCTCGAAAAGATCAAACGGCTGGCGCGGCCCGGTCTGCGCGCGATTACGCTCGGTACGCTCTATCGCGTCGACGATGGGGAAAAGGGCTTGCGCGCGGCGCTCGATAACCTTTGCGCGCGCGCCTCGAAAGCAATCGCGGACGGCTTCACCATACTCGTCCTCTCGGATCGCGGCGTGAACGCAGAGTGGGCGCCGATTCCGAGTCTGCTCGCCACCGGCGCAGTGCATCATCACCTGATTCGCGAGGGCACCCGCACCAAATGCGGCTTGGTCGTCGAGTCGGGCGAGCCGCGCGAGGTCATGCACTTCTGCCTGCTGGTCGGTTACGGCGCAGGCGCCATCAATCCCTATCTAGCCTATGCGACGATGGCCGGGATGATCGACGACGGCCGCTTGCGCGAGATCGCGGAGGAGGACGCCGTCGAGCACTTTATCAAGGCGCTCAGCAAGAGCCTGGTCAAAGTTGCCTCGAAGATGGGAATTTCCACCATCCAGAGCTATCACGGCGCACAAATCTTTGAGGCGATCGGGCTCAGCCGCGACGTGATCGATCGCTATTTCACCTGGACGGCTTCGCGCGTCGGCGGTATCGGGCTCGACGTTATAGCGCGCGAGTCGGCCAACCGCCATCGTCTGGCCTACAAGGCGGATCCCCACCTCGACGGCGAACTCGACGCGGGCGGCCAGTACCAGTGGCGGCGGCGCGGCGAGTTCCACATGTACAACCCCAACACCATCGCCAAGCTGCAGCACGCGGTGCGCACCGCAAATTATCGCGTCTTCAAGGATTACACGCGCCTGGTTGACGATCAGAGCCGCAATCTCGCGACGCTGCGCAGCCTGCTCAAATTCAAGAACGATCGTTCGCCCATACCGCTGGAAGAAGTCGAGCCGGTCGCGGCGATCGTCAAGCGCTTTAAGACCGGCGCGATGTCCTTCGGTTCGATCGGTAAGGAGGCGCACGAGAATCTCGCGATCGCGATGAACCGGCTGGGCGGCAAATCGAACACCGGCGAAGGCGGCGAGGATCCCGCGCGCTTCGAGCGCGACGCTAACGGCGACTGGCGGCGCAGTGCGATCAAGCAGGTGGCCTCGGGACGTTTCGGCGTCACCAGCTGGTATCTGGTGAACGCGGACGAACTGCAGATCAAGATGGCGCAGGGGGCCAAGCCGGGCGAAGGCGGTCAGTTGCCCGGACACAAAGTCGACGATTTCATCGCGAAAATCCGCTACTCGACGCCGGGCGTGGGGTTGATCTCGCCGCCGCCGCATCACGATATTTATTCGATCGAGGATCTCGCCCAACTAATCCACGATCTCAAGAACGCCAACGACCGCGCACGAATCAGCGTCAAGCTGGTAGCGGAGGTTGGGGTCGGCACGGTCGCGGCTGGCGTAGCGAAGGCCAAGGCCGACGTCGTGCTGATCAGCGGCTATGACGGCGGCACCGGCGCCTCACCGCTAACCTCAATCAAGCACGCCGGCATCCCGTGGGAACTAGGGCTGGCGGAGACCCAGCAGACCCTGGTGCTCAACAATCTGCGCGGGCGGATCGCGGTCGAAACCGATGGCCAGCTCAAGACCGGCCGCGACGTCACGATCGCAGCTCTCCTCGGCGCCGAGGAGTTCGGCTTCGCCAGCGCCGCGCTGGTCTCGTCAGGCTGCATCATGATGCGAGTGTGCCACCTCAACACCTGCCCGGTCGGGATCGCGACGCAGGATCCGGAGCTGCGCAAGAAGTTCGAAGGCCAGCCCGAGCATGTCGTCAATTTCATGCTCTTCATCGCCGAGGAGATGCGCGAGTACATGGCGCAGCTCGGTTTTCGCAGCGTCGCCGAGATGGTCGGCCATGTCGAGTGCCTCGATGCTGACCAGGCGATTGAACACTGGAAGGCGCGCCACATTGACCTCAGCGCCATCCTGAGTAAGCCCGCGGTGCCGGCGGATTGGCCGCTGCATTGCGTCGAGCAGCAGGATCATGGAATCGCGCAGGCGCTGGATCAGCGACTCAAGGAGCTGTGCAAGGACGCGCTGGAAGCTCGCCAGCCGGTCGAACTCCGGCTGCCGATTCGTAACGTCAACCGCACGGTCGGCACGATCTTATCGTCGGAAGTTTCACGGCGGCACGGCGAGCGCGGACTGCCGCCTCATACGATCAAGATCCATTTCAGCGGCTCGGCCGGGCAAACCTTTGGCGGCTGGCTGGCTTCCGGCGTGGCGCTCCATCTCGAAGGCGACGCCAATGACTATTGCGGTAAAGGCCTCTCGGGCGGATTTATCGCCGTGCGGCCGCCCCGCAACGCAACCTTCAAGGCTGAAGACAACATTCTGATCGGCAACACCGCGCTTTACGGCGCGACCGGCGGCGAGGCCTTCTTCCGCGGCATCGCCGGCGAGCGCTTCGCCGTGCGCAACAGCGGCGCGACCGCGGTGGTCGAGGGCGTGGGCGATCACGGCTGCGAATACATGACGCGCGGCAAGGTCGTCGTGCTGGGGCGCACCGGCCGCAATTTTGCCGCAGGTATGAGCGGCGGCATGGCTTACGTGCTCGACGCGGACGGCAGCTTCGCCAGCAAGTGCAACATGGGCATGGTCGAGTTGCACCCGCTCGCCGATCAGACCGAAATCCAGGAGCTGCACACGCTTCTCACCCGCCACTATCAGTACACCGAGAGCGCGGTCGCGCGGCGGCTGCTCGATAACTGGGACCAGGCGATCACGAAATTCGTCGCGGTTATTCCGACTGAGTATCGCCGGGTGCTGGCGGGGCAGCTCAATATGCAGTCGGATATGGCCAAGCTCGCAGCAGTGTGA
- a CDS encoding HEAT repeat domain-containing protein: MLYRPRLTATALLTGCLFLPFAARAQLGPNGNGYGENGFGGPHGSVANLESLEKAGPDRKAKNDPELIKTAKRKITDADPRVRVEGLEGLRYVSDSAEANELLFRGLNDSDVRVRIKAIDVLGARGSNDAVPVMDQDLFLRETPAVEKLHLVAALGRVGDARGALPIVEYLDQTDDTASRGTAIFALGEIGDPHANDKLIEIVKTDKSAMVRKLAEEALEKIDGELPNRRQEALAQEKTKDLQPTDQKLAKLRQYDYETQAEKYGRSTH, encoded by the coding sequence ATGCTGTACCGGCCTCGTTTGACGGCGACCGCTTTACTCACCGGGTGCTTGTTCCTCCCGTTTGCGGCGCGCGCCCAACTCGGACCAAATGGTAACGGCTATGGTGAGAACGGCTTCGGTGGGCCGCACGGCTCCGTTGCGAACCTGGAATCCCTGGAAAAGGCCGGACCCGATCGCAAGGCCAAGAATGATCCGGAGCTGATCAAAACCGCCAAACGCAAGATTACCGACGCCGACCCGCGCGTGCGCGTCGAGGGCCTCGAGGGCCTGCGCTACGTGAGCGACAGCGCCGAGGCGAACGAACTGCTGTTTCGTGGCCTGAATGATTCTGACGTCCGGGTGCGGATCAAGGCGATCGATGTGCTGGGCGCGCGCGGCTCGAACGACGCGGTGCCGGTGATGGATCAGGATCTGTTCCTGCGCGAGACTCCGGCGGTCGAGAAACTGCATCTGGTCGCTGCCCTGGGACGCGTCGGCGACGCCCGCGGCGCTTTGCCGATCGTCGAGTATCTCGACCAGACCGATGATACCGCGAGCCGCGGCACCGCCATCTTCGCCCTGGGCGAGATCGGCGACCCGCACGCCAATGACAAACTGATCGAGATCGTCAAGACCGACAAGTCCGCGATGGTGCGCAAGCTCGCCGAGGAGGCGCTCGAGAAAATCGATGGCGAGCTGCCGAACCGGCGGCAGGAAGCGCTCGCGCAGGAAAAGACCAAGGACCTCCAACCGACCGACCAGAAACTCGCCAAGCTGCGTCAGTACGATTATGAGACCCAGGCCGAGAAGTACGGCCGCAGTACGCATTGA
- a CDS encoding DUF3108 domain-containing protein, producing the protein MAVAASAIEQPRSSAASIADGSARKPIAGSRRKPHPIRTPAPIAIPPNLAIPRYGRGMEPFQSGETLVYQASWEGFAVADARVTLARNRSHPSWWTGQMWITTSPAADLLYRMRDYFHEDFDYTTWRPQHLYIVQHEKSRLDIWRATFNDPAHMVTAIKTNRAGRTWIRRFSGGEPWGPFSGAMMALSQPLTPGQTYTVDVFSGGNRYVLAFAVRQREPLTTALGTFSALRIEPSAVWLSENSFRDQARSMTVWVTDDKRHLPLRIESAVFFGVVRADLTQIVRPPSSTGAKPISVQGAVAR; encoded by the coding sequence ATGGCCGTTGCCGCCAGCGCCATAGAGCAACCACGATCCAGCGCCGCGAGTATAGCAGATGGTTCGGCACGAAAGCCGATAGCGGGTTCGCGACGCAAGCCGCATCCGATACGAACCCCGGCGCCGATCGCAATCCCGCCCAATCTCGCGATACCGCGCTATGGGCGCGGCATGGAACCGTTTCAGAGCGGCGAGACTTTGGTCTATCAGGCGTCGTGGGAGGGGTTCGCGGTAGCCGACGCGCGCGTGACCCTGGCGCGCAATCGTTCCCATCCGAGCTGGTGGACGGGGCAGATGTGGATCACGACCAGCCCGGCCGCGGATCTGCTTTACCGGATGCGCGATTATTTTCACGAGGACTTTGATTATACGACGTGGCGTCCGCAGCATCTCTATATTGTGCAACACGAGAAATCGCGGCTCGACATCTGGCGCGCAACCTTTAACGACCCGGCGCATATGGTGACGGCGATAAAAACCAACCGCGCGGGCCGCACCTGGATTCGGCGCTTCAGCGGTGGTGAACCTTGGGGCCCATTCTCTGGCGCGATGATGGCTTTGTCGCAGCCCTTGACGCCCGGCCAGACCTACACAGTTGACGTCTTCAGCGGCGGCAATCGTTACGTCTTAGCGTTCGCCGTGCGGCAGCGCGAGCCGCTGACGACCGCGCTCGGAACTTTCTCCGCGTTGCGCATCGAACCCTCCGCAGTCTGGCTGAGCGAGAACAGCTTTCGTGATCAGGCGAGGAGCATGACGGTCTGGGTCACCGATGATAAGCGTCATCTGCCCTTGCGCATCGAATCTGCAGTTTTTTTCGGCGTCGTGCGAGCGGACCTGACGCAGATTGTCCGGCCGCCGTCGTCGACTGGCGCGAAGCCAATATCGGTTCAGGGCGCGGTCGCGCGCTAA
- a CDS encoding DsbA family protein, whose translation MPDTAVIKFYFAYTSPFTYLAMAPAYVLERSHRVVLRFIPFGVNIRGIYGGEVEQRDERNRNKLRYLYLDARRLAAERELIIQPPRKIYSARLAFYGGMCADDQGLFRPYADRVFERFWRRELEVEDPAPLAAILAEVGADPAQFQRYIADEEAEAKPRLKAAFAEADRDQVFGVPTLVVEGERFWGCDRIDFLERKLDAMGLRR comes from the coding sequence ATGCCCGACACCGCGGTCATCAAATTTTATTTCGCCTACACCAGCCCATTCACCTACCTGGCGATGGCGCCTGCTTATGTACTCGAACGCAGTCATCGGGTCGTCTTGCGCTTCATCCCGTTCGGTGTGAATATCCGCGGGATTTATGGCGGCGAGGTCGAGCAACGCGACGAACGCAACCGCAACAAGCTCCGCTATCTTTATCTCGATGCGCGCCGGCTGGCCGCTGAGCGCGAATTGATTATTCAGCCGCCGCGAAAAATCTACAGCGCGCGCCTCGCCTTCTATGGCGGGATGTGCGCGGACGACCAAGGGCTGTTCCGGCCCTATGCGGATCGGGTCTTCGAGCGCTTCTGGCGCCGCGAGTTGGAGGTCGAGGACCCGGCGCCATTAGCTGCGATACTTGCCGAAGTCGGTGCTGATCCCGCGCAGTTTCAGCGCTATATTGCCGATGAGGAGGCGGAAGCGAAGCCGCGGCTTAAGGCCGCCTTCGCCGAGGCCGATCGCGATCAGGTTTTCGGCGTCCCGACCCTGGTGGTTGAAGGCGAGCGCTTCTGGGGCTGTGATCGTATCGATTTTCTTGAGCGCAAGCTCGACGCCATGGGCCTGCGTCGCTAA